A segment of the Amycolatopsis thermophila genome:
GAACCCGGCGCCGATCCGGTTCTGGCGCACGGCGCACGACGCCCGCGGCTCCGAGTCCGGCTGACGGTGCTCGCCGGTGCCCCCCGGTGAGGAGCCGCGACTGTCCTCAGGCCGCGGGCGGATCCCAGGTGAGCAGCATCCGCTCCGGGCCGCGGGTCGACAGGCCTTCCTTCCACGCGACACCCGCGTCGCCGTCGGCGAGGCGCAGGTTCGGCAGCCGGCGCAGGAGCGTGCCGAGCGAGACCTGCAGTTCCATGCGCGCCAGCGGGGCGCCCAGGCAGTGGTGCACGCCGTGCCCGAAGCCGATGTGCGAGGTGTCCTGGCGGCGCAGGTCCAGCCGGTCGGCGTCGGGGAACACCGACTCGTCCCGGTTGGCCGACGCGAGCACCGGCATGACCGCCTCCCCGGCCCGCACGAGCACCCCGCCCAGCTCGATGTCCTCGGTGGCGTAGCGGGCGATGCCGGCGCCGAGCCCGAGCGGCACGTACCGCATCAGCTCCTCGACCGCCTTCGGCACCAGGCTCAGGTCCTCCCGCAGCACGGCCAGCTGGCCGGGGTGCGTCAGCAGCGTGTAGACGAAGTTCGGGATCTGTGACGCGGTGGTCTCGTGCCCGGCGACGAGCAGCGCCATCGCGAGCATGATCAGTTCCTCTTCGGACAGACGATCCTCGTTGTCCCGCGCGGCGACCAGGCCGCTGAGGAGGTCGTCCCGCGGGGTCCGCCGCCGCTGCGCGATCAGGCCCTCCAGGTAGGACCGCATCTTCAGCGTGCAGTCCCGCACCTCGTCCGGCGTGAACTTCGTGGTGGACAGGAACGCGTCCGACC
Coding sequences within it:
- a CDS encoding cytochrome P450 — encoded protein: MTTAELRSYPFSRPERLDMEPMFADLRANEPLIRVRLPYGEPGWLATRYEDVKVVLSDPRFSRAASLEHDEPRMRPTPSQPGSILSMDPPDHSRLRRLVTKAFTVRRIEELRPRVRQIADELVDAMIAQGPPSDLVEAFALPVPVTVICELLGVPYEDRVDFRYWSDAFLSTTKFTPDEVRDCTLKMRSYLEGLIAQRRRTPRDDLLSGLVAARDNEDRLSEEELIMLAMALLVAGHETTASQIPNFVYTLLTHPGQLAVLREDLSLVPKAVEELMRYVPLGLGAGIARYATEDIELGGVLVRAGEAVMPVLASANRDESVFPDADRLDLRRQDTSHIGFGHGVHHCLGAPLARMELQVSLGTLLRRLPNLRLADGDAGVAWKEGLSTRGPERMLLTWDPPAA